The following DNA comes from Chitinophaga nivalis.
ATCACGGCACTGGATAATGTGATGCACCGGCTGTTTTTCCGCAACCGGAAGATTAATATACTCTTCACCGTTAGTCCGGTGCGGTATATCCGCGATGGAGTGGTAGAAAATAACCTGAGTAAGGCCATCCTGCTGCAGGCCGTACATCACCTGGTGAATAAATTTAACCGGCTGTATTACTTCCCGGCTTATGAATTAGTATTGGATGATCTGCGCGATTATCGTTTTTATAAAGAAGACCTGGTACATCCCAACGCTACCGCTATCAACTACGTATGGGAACAGGTGGTAAAAGCCTGTATCCATCCGGATAGCCAGGCATTGCTACATACCATTGCTGAGATCAACCGGGCGGCCCATCACCGGCCTTTTAACCCGGAGAGCAGCCATCACCGGCAGTTTTTGCGCACCTATGCGGCAAAGGTAAAGCAGGTAATGGCCGATCATCCGCAGCTGGATATGCAGCCGCTGCTCACTTATTTTGAGCAGTAATGTTTATAACGGTACATTTTTTCTGTCTTTAATCGTGATCAACCCGATCACAAAACACAGGAGCGCCACAGCAATCGGATAGATTAATCCTGCCAGGTGGTGATGGTACCGGGCTACCAGCAACGTGGAAATAGTCGGTAACAACCCGCCGAATACCCCGTTCCCGATATGATAGGGGAGCGACATGGAGGTATACCGGATATGCGTAGGAAACAGTTCTACCAGAAACGCTGCAATCGGACCATACACCATCGTTACAAACAGTACCTGGATGAAAATAAGGCCTATCAGCCAGATAGCCTGTATACGGCTGACGGTTAATTCTTTTTTGTCGTTCGTTTGCCGCAGGATACTCCCATCTGTATAGGTATGTACCCGGGTGGTTTGCAACGTGAGTTGCTGGGAATCATTTCGGGTAGCATGACTTTCTATTTTATACTGCGCGGTAATTTCCTGTTTTTGGCTGATGTCGGCTATACGATCCATCGCACTGTAAATGGGATAATAGGCCAAAGCCGCTATCAGCATGCCTGCCAGCATAATTTTTTTCCGGCCGATCCGGTCGGACCAGGAGCCGAAAAGAATAAAGAAAGGCGTTCCCAGTACCAGCGCTACGGCAATGATAATGTTGGATTGCACAAATTCTATCTGCATGGTTTTCTGCAGAAAAGAAAGGGCATAGAACTGTCCGGTATACCAAACAACCCCCTGACCCATCGCAGCGCCGAATAGCGCAATCAGTACCAGCCGCAGGTTTTCTTTTTTACCGAAACTTTCCCTGATCGGATTTTTAGCTGTTTTCCCTTCTTTTTTCATTTGGGTAAACAGGGGCGATTCGTGCAGGCGTATCCGTATGTAATACGACATGATCACCAGCAGTACCGACAACAGGAAAGGAATACGCCAGCCCCAGTTATTGAAATCCACGGGCGTCATCAGGCTACGGGTAATCAGAATGACGGCCAGGGAAACGAACAATCCGAGGGTGGCCGTGGTTTGAATAAAGCTGGTATAGTAGCCGCGGCGATGGTCCGGGGCATGTTCTGCCACATAGGTAGCAGCGCCGCCGTATTCACCACCGAGGGCCAGTCCTTGCAGCAGCCGGAGTATCAACACCAGTATGGGCGCCAGTATACCAATGGTGTGATAGGAGGGGATGAGCCCAATGGCAAAGGTAGACCCGCCCATGATCAGCAACGTTAACAGGAAAGTATATTTCCGGCCTGTGAGGTCGCCCAGTCGCCCGAAAACAATGGCGCCGAAAGGCCGTACAATGAACCCTACCGCAAAAGTGGCCAGTGTGGCGATGTAGGCCAGCTCCGGATTGCTGGGCGGAAAAAACTTTTCTGAGATGATCACGGAAAGGCTGCCGAATATATAGAAGTCGTACCATTCTATCAGGGTACCTGCCGACGAGGCCAGGATCACCTGCCAGATATTCTGCGTGGTGCGTAAATGTTGCATAAGGGTTTTGTGGATTTTGGTTGTTAGCAGGAAAAAGATAAGGAATATAAATTATGCCTGCAAACAACTGTATTAAATCAGGGATGGATGGAAGCCGGAAATCAATAAAGCCTTATCTTTAATTATAAGCGCAATTTTAAACAATGAATCCAGGACAGTTACTCAATTTCAGCAGGGTTGCGGGTTTGATACTATGTTGTTTTTTTATCTCCATCACCTGTACACAAGCACAAAAAACCGGGGGAAATAAACCAAAAGTGGCCGTAACGCTCAGTGGCGGAGGCGCGCGTGGTTTGGCCCATATTGGTATACTGGAAGCGATAGACAGTGCAGGGCTTAAAGTCGACTACCTGACAGGCACCAGTATGGGAAGTATCGTAGGCGCTTTATATGCCATGGGGTATTCCGGCAAACACATTGCCGATATTGCCGGTAAGCTGGATTGGACCAGCCTTTTCACCAATCAGCCGGTATTGACGGATATCTCTTTTGAAGAAAAAGATGAGTTTAATAAATATATTATTGAGATTCCCTTTGAATACGGGAAGCCCAAACTGGCGTCCGGTGTGATTTCCGGCGAAGCGCTGTGGCTGGAACTGGCGAAACTTTGCTGGCCGGTGAAAGATGTGAAAAAGTTCTCCGACTTTAATATTCCTTTTAAATGTATCGCTACGGATGTGGCCACGGGGGAAATCGTGACCCTCGACAGTGGTGAAATTGTCACCAGCCTCCGGGCCAGTATGGCCATTCCTTCTATTTTTACCGCCGTGAAAATAGGCGACCATAAACTGGTGGATGGTGGGGTGGTGCGTAACTTTCCCACCATTACTGCCAAAGATATGGGCGCCGATATCATCATCGGATCCAATGTAAGTGGCGGACTACGGAAAGCATCGCAGTTACAGACACCCTTTGATATCCTGTATCAGTTGGGCTTTTATAAAGATGCAGAAGATTTTAAAGAAGCCCGGAAAATATGTGATGTATATATTCCCATCAACAAAGAGCTGGAAGATTATTCGGCGGCTTCTTTCAACAGTGTGGACTCCATCATTGAAATAGGCCGGCGGAAAGGACGGGAGCTGTATCCGGTATTCAAGCATATGGCGGATTCACTGCAGGCGCTGTATCCCCGGCAGGAACCGTTTGCGGCCGAACGATTGCCTTTTGCCGCAGACATAGAGTTGAGCAGTATTCATGTAGATGGCCTCTTGCATTCTGATCAGCGGTTTTTTCTCCAGCGGTTGCACCTGAAGCCAGGAGAATGTTATACGCCTGCGCAGATCCGGAATGCCATTTTAAATGTGTATGGTACCCGCTTTTATAAACTCATCACCTATAACCTGACACCGGAAGGTTATGGCAAAACCCGTATGGATATTCAGGCAGAAGAAAATCCGCTCACCTATGTGAAGTTTGCCCTGAACTATAATTCATTTACCGGCGCCAGCGCCATCCTGAACCTTACCCAGCGTAATTTCATTGTGCCCAACTCCCGCTCCTTTGTCAGAATGGCGGTGAGTGAAAATCCGCGATTCGAAGCAGAGTATTACAAATACCTGGGGCGTACCCGTGATTTTGGTTTTGGGCTGAGTACCTATTATGAAAATAACAGCCTCACGTTTTATGATGATAGCTTTAATAAGCTCCAACCTTACCGGAATAAATACTTTAATGTAAATATGGATGTGCTGTATTCGCTCCGCCGCGATATGGCCGTGGGAGCGGGTACGCGCTGGGAATACATCAAGTTTAAACCACAGTACTCTCCGTTTCTGGAACTGAGCGGCAGTACCAATCAGCTGAACTCCTATGCATTTTTCGGTATCAATTCCCTGAACCGGAAACTGTATCCGACCAAAGGATTGTACCTGAATATGGAAGCCGGTTATGTATATAATCAACATTCGGGCATCTCCCTTAACAAGGATAGTTTACCGATCAACCTGGATAGTCTGGGGCTGGACTTCGGGAACTACCAGCGTTTAATGTTGAAAATGAAATACTATATTCCTTTTGGTACGAAGTCGGCCCTGGAGTTTGATGCCACAGCGGGATTGAACAACAGTTATAAACAGTTTGTGACGAATGCCTTTATCGTAGGCGGGATGGCGGATCTGAGCCGTAACCAGGTACCTTTCATTGGTATATATGAAGGAGAAGTGGTGACGTCTAATATTGTGGCAGTGCAGATGGCATGGCAACAGGAAGTGGTGCGGAATATATTTGTGATGCCGAGAGTAGGCGTGGCCGTATATGATAATATGATTTCCATGCCGGGTTTTAAAAGAACCTCTTTCCTCAGCGGCTATGGAGTAGGGGCTGCATATACCAGCCGCCTGGGACCTGTAGAGGCTACGCTGATGTACAATGATCAGTCGGGCCGGTTGAAGTTTTATGTGAATATGGGATTCAATTTCTGATCCATACAGCTGGCTGTATAAAAGAACCGTCTGGCGGAAAGCTAACCATGGTGCGTATCACCGGTTGTTTGCTGCCAGACGGTTTTATATATTAGTGCATTCTGTCGCCGCGCACCGTCATGTTTTGCAGGATCTCTGCTTCCAGTTTCAACCACTCCTGCCAGCGGATTCTTACTTTTTCTTCCGGGAAGTATTCATTGGCGAGATCAATGAACAGGCGGTAGTGGCCTGCTTCGGAGATCATGAATTTCCGGTAGAACTCCCGCATGTATTCATCTTCCAGGCCTTCGCTCAGGAGGCGGAAACGTTCGCAGCTGCGGGCTTCTATCAGGGCAAATATCAGCAGGGCATCCAGGAAGGCATCATCTGCATGTCCGCCTTTGCTCCGGTTGTCCATCAGTGCATTTACATAATCATCTTTCCGTTGGCGGCCGAGGGTCAGGCCGCGTTTTTTCATTTCGGCCAGCACCTGCCGGAAATGTCCCCATTCTTCCGTTACAATAGGCGCCAGCTCTTCTACCAACCGGATTCTTTCCGGGTTGCGCTGAATCAGTGAAATCGCAGAAGATGCTGCTTTCTGTTCACAATAGGCGTGGTCCGTCAGAATGTCTTCCAGCGAAATGGCCGCCAGGTTTACCCAACGTGGGTCAGTAGGTAGTTTTAATCCGAGTATAGATACTTTGCTCATTTGAATAATAATGGCCGGCATCAGGCCTGATACCGTCTGTTTGTGCGAAGATAAGATTGAATAGTTTAAATTGCCAATTGCTGCCGGCAAAACGTGCGGGCAGGCTTGCCTGCACAGGTAAAATATGCATGTATGAATCAATTGGATACTTCGTTTATGGCGCGTTTACTCGATGAACGCAGGGTACAGCAATCTTTCCGGCAGCTGCGGCTGCCGGCCGGTAAAGTAGATTTTTGTTCCAATGATTACCTGGGACTGGCCCGCAATGCAGATGTGAGAGCGCATATACATACCCTTATGCAGGAACGTTTCGTATCGCATGGCAGCACCGGATCCCGGCTGCTGGCGGGCAACTACGAATGGATCAATGACCTGGAAACAGATCTGGCGACCTTTCATGCCGCGGAAGCCGGACTGCTCTACAATTCCGGATATGATGCCAACCTGGGATTGTTTTCCTGTATCGCCGGAAAAACAGACACCATTATTTATGATCAGCTGATACATGCTTCCATCCGCGACGGCATACGGTTATCTGTAGCCCGGTCCTTTGCTTTCCGGCACAATGATCCGGAAGACCTGGAAAAAAAACTGCGGCAGGCCACCGGGAAAGTATTTGTAGCTGTGGAATCTGTATACTCCATGGACGGTGATGAAGCGCCACTGGCCGACATCGCTGCGCTTTGCCACCGGTACCAGGCCTACCTGATTGTAGACGAAGCCCATGCCACCGGCATCACCGGCGAAAAAGGAGCCGGGCTGGTACAGGCGCTGGGATTGCAGGACGCCTGCCTGGCGCGCGTACATACCTTTGGTAAAGCCGTCGGGTGTCATGGGGCTATCATCCTGGGCCCGGCTGTATTAAGAGACTATCTGATCAATTTTTCCCGCTCCTTTATTTATACCACTTCATTGCCGCCGGCAGCACTGGCTGCCATCGCAGCCGGCTATAGCGCCTTCCCCTATATGCAGGCAGCACGGCATACCTTGCAGGCATTAATCACCCGTTTCCGCGCAGGCACAGCACACCTGGAAAGTTTACCGGGTACGCACCCGATACAGGTAGTGATGACAAGGGGGAATGAAAACACCCGCCGGGTGGCGGCCACGCTGCAGGAAGCGGGGCTGGATGTACGACCTATCCTGCATCCTACCGTACCGCTGGGCACAGAACGTTTACGCATCGTGATACATAGTTTTAATACGACAGCAGAAGTAGATCAGCTTATAAAAGTATTATCGTGAGCGATAATTTTCCGTTCATGTAAAGTATTATATCGGGAGATGGTTTTCAGTCAAATTTGATGTATTTTACATATTACATCCGATTAGTAATATGAAAATAATCCCCGCTATTATTACAGCTGCTGTTACCTTGTCACTTACATACGCGTTCAGCAATAAGTTAGGAAATATTCCGCCCCTGGGAAATTTGTTAAGTCCGCAAACTGGCTTCTGGCGTAATGCAGAACCTATTGGCCAACGTCCGCACGAAGAAGTGGTATTACCCGGATTATCCGGTAAAGCATCCGTATGGTTTGATGACCGTGCCGTGCCACACATCTTTGCCGATAATGATGCCGATGCCTATTATGTACAAGGTTTTGTGACCGCGCGGGATCGCCTCTGGCAGATGGAATTACAGACCATGGCCGCTGCCGGCCGATTGTCGGAAATACTGGGACCAAACCTGATCCGCTATGACCGCTCCCAGCGTCGCCTGGGTATGTTGTATGGTGCTGAACTGGCCGTGAAAACCATGATGAGTGACCCGGATACCAAAACAGCGGTAACCGCATATGCCGCCGGCATCAATGCCTATATCGCCACCCTCACACCGGCGACCTTACCTGTTGAATATAAAATACTGGACTATAAACCGGAAAAATGGGATATTATCAAATCAGCCCTGCTCCTGAAATACATGGCGCACGACCTGGCAGGATTTGCTAACGACCTCGAATATACGAATGCACGCCGCCTGTTTTCGCTGGAAGATTTTAACCTGATGTATCCCGACTTCCAGGATACACTGGATCCTATCATTCCCAAAGGAACGGCGTTTGCTGCAGCTACTGCAAAAGCTACGGCGCCACCAGACAGTCTGCTGGCGGTAGATGAAGCCATCCTGAAATTCAAGATGGACAAACCCAATCCGGAAAATGGCAGTAACAACTGGGCAGTAAGCGGCAACAAAACCAGATCCGGCGCACCTATTCTTTGCAGCGACCCGCACCTGGGTCTCAGCCTGCCTTCTATCTGGTATGAGGTACAGATTCATACTCCGGATATGAATGTATATGGCGCCTCCCTGCCTGGCTCTCCCGGTGTGATCATTGGTTTCAACGACCAGGTCGCCTGGGGTGTCACCAACGGAGAAGTAGACGTGAAAGACTACTACCGCATGCAATTCCGCAACGGTAAGCAGGAATACCTGTTCAACGGCAACTATCGCCCGGCCGATCTGCGCATAGAGGAAATCAAAGTAAGAGGTGGCCAGACTGTAAAAGATACGGTAGCCTATACTGTATGGGGCCCTGTTATATATGATAATACCTTCCCGGATAAAACGACCAAAGAATCTTTCCTGGCTATGCGCTGGAAGGCACTGGACCCTTCCAATGAACTGGGGACTTTCCGCCGGCTCAATAAAGCCCGTAATTATGAGGATTACCTGGAAGCCCTGAAATTCTATACCTGTCCGGCCCAGAACTTCGTATTTGCGGCTAAAAGCGGCGATATCGCCATCTGGCAGAATGGTATCTTCCCGGTAAGATGGCGCGACCAGGGTAAATGGATCATGCCCGGCAGCGACAGTACCTACGCCTGGCAGGGATATATCCCACGGGAGGAGCTGCCACATATCAAAAACCCGGAACGGGGTTTTGTGAGCTCCGCCAACCAGCGCGCTACTGATAACACGTATCCTTATCCTTTATACGGCCAATTTGACCTCTTCCGTGGCGAGCGTATCAATCAGCGGCTGGCAGTGATGAATGGCATCACCCCGCAGGATATGATGGCACTCCAGAACGATAACAAGAACCTGTTTGCAGCAGCGGCTATACCGCTGTTCCGCAGACACCTCGATACCACCTCCCTGGATGCTACCCAGCGCAGTTACTGGCAGCTGTTATCCTCCTGGGACTGTGTCAGCAATGCAGACAGCAAAGCAGCCAGTGTTTTCAACTATATGTGGAATAGCCTGGAAGATACCATCTGGCATGATGAGCTGCGTCCAAAAGATACCACCATCCTGACCTATCCGCAATCTACCACTACCTTACTGTTGTTGTTGCGCGACACGTCTTTCCACTTCCTGGATAATATCAATACGCCACAAAAGGAAACGTTATCGCAGCTGATACAGGGCGCCTTTATTGCAACTGCGAAAAAAGCTGCTGCCTGGGAGAAAGCCGGTACATTGGAGCTGGGTAAAGTTCGTGGTACCGATATCAATCACCTTTCCCGCGCCTTGCCTGCTTTCAGTGCATTGCACCTGTTTACAGGCGGTGGCCGCCATATTGTGAATGCCTCTCAGAAAACCCATGGTCCTTCCTGGAGAATGGTGGTGCAGCTGTCGGATAAGACGGAAGCCTATGGTATTTATCCTGGCGGTCAAAGTGGTAATCCGGGCAGTCCTTACTACGATAACAGTGTAGGCGACTGGGCAGCCGGTAAGTATTATCTGCTGCATATTTTTAGCGGTCAGGAAAAAGATGACGCTGCGATCCGCTATAAGATGACATTTGCAGGGAAATGATAAAAAAAATCACTGGAATATTTGGTTGAAAAAAAATAATTCCTATCTTTGCACTCCCTTACACAAACGGGGAATGATTCCGTAGCTCAGTTGGTAGAGCAATACACTTTTAATGTATGGGTCCTGGGTTCGAGTCCCAGCGGGATCACTGGAAAAAAGCCTGCACATTGTGCAGGCTTTTCTGTTTTAAAGTGGTTATGAAAAATTTCATGCGGTTGTTTGGTTAGAAATGATGAAAGAAATTTATCTTACATAATCATATTGTGTACCTGGATAAATATTGTGTAATGAAAGTAAGAAGCATTACGATTCCTGATTTACATCATTTTAAAGATTTACATCTGGACCTTACTTATCCTGCAGGACATCCGAAGGCGGGGCAGGCTTTAGATAAGGTTTGTATCATAGGACAAAGTGGAACCGGGAAGACTACCTTATTGAAGTTGATATCTGTTCTTTCATACAGAGGGAGCTTGTACAAAGAGTTAGGATCAATGGACCAAATTAGTCAGATCTCTCTTGGTTTTGAATTTGAGGATTTGATTGCGTCCCAGACAATTGCTTTTGACGATGAAGCTGATCCGGAAAAAAAGATGGTAGCCTATTACTGGAACGTTGCTTACCAGGATGATGCAGCAATTGAACTTGAGCGTGCCAATCTACAATGGGATACTTATATCAAGTCAATAAAACAAACCTCCATATATTTCCCGGCTGATTTGGATTACAAACTGGAGGTGGAACACGATGATTTATTAAACTTACAGGACCAAAAAAACATAGATTTCTCTTCTTATTCTGCTGCTAATACATGGACAATTATATTAAATGAAATCCGGCGTTATCAGGAAGAAGAGATAAAAATCCGGCAGGAGATTTCTCATATTGCAGAAAAGGCAATAGATTTAAAATCTATTCAAAATGCTGTTAAGAAACTGGAAAAGTGGCGTCGTGAAACCCGGAGCCCGGTACAGGATATCGCCGATAAATGTCTTGATCCGTTGTTGAAAAATTTTGGCCTGCGTGTTAAAACAAAATTGGACTTTCAGGGTAAAGATGATATAGGATTTCTGAAAATAGAAGATTTTGCGGGCAATGAGGTGCCAAACGGTTTGTTGAGTACAGGTACCAAGCAGGTAATGTTATCAGCCCTGCCCTTGTACTTATTGCAACCTGAAAAATGCCAGATACTATATGATGAGCCGGAGAGATCTTTATACCCCGATCTTCAAAGAACAATTATTGATTACTACCAAAGCCTTACTACAGATTGCCAGTTTTTCTTTGCTACACATTCTCCTATCATCGCCTCTTCTTTTGAGCCCTGGGAGATAGTGGAATTGAAATTTGACAAGAACTGGAATATCTATCGTGATCTATATTATGAAGGGGAGAATCATGTGGATAATTACTTTGTTGATCCAAGGTACTTGGATTATGATCTCATTCTAAAGAAGGTTTTTGATCTGAAGGATACCAGCACCGATTTACGAATGGAAGCATTGGTAGAATTAACCATGTTGAAAAACCAGTTAGATCAGCTGAAGCAGGATGGCAAATTGAAAACCCCAAAAGCAAAAGAAATATTGACGCGTTATAAATTGTTGGCTCAAAAGTTAGCCTGGAAAACCGAATGAATCAATTATGCGTAAAATTGATAAGTCTGGATTGTTAGCTACCAAATACAAAGAATGGTTGGATGATTTAACCGCAAAAGGGAAAAAGCATCCAAAATATAACTCTTCTAATTTTAAATACTATTATGATATAGTAGCGAGCCTTGTATGGTTGCAGGAAGGGTTATGTGCATACTCGGAAAGGAAGATGCAAGACTGCCGCAAGTGTGCGCCTGAGCATTGGATAGATGGAATCTTTAAGCAATTCCAGTTTTCCGGACAACTGGATCATTATAACGCCGCCTTAAAAGATAGCAAGGGATGGGACTGGGATAATTTCTTTCTTATTGATGCAGATGTAAATGTAAAAAACAAAAGGGATAAGTGTCCCAATGGTATATTAAAGCCTGACGCAATATCCTTTGATCCCAATATTTACCTTGAATATAAAATACCCGATCATATTTTTGTTCCTAACCGAAATCTTGATTTCGAAACGCAAGAAAAAGTACGACACGATTTAACATGCCTGGGCTTGAATTTCGAGCCTATTATAGACATAAGAAAAGAATACTTGGCCCCCTATCTGACTGATATTGAGTTTCAAGCCCTGACAACAGATCAGGCTAGAGTTAAGTTAACCCAATTTTACACGGCTTTTGAGATGGCTGTGATTCAAGTAGTATAGATACTTAAATGATGTAAAGATGGACACCTCCACGTCATGCGTGGGGAAATCGCGTTTCTATAACCCAACTTGCTGTTTCTACGCATCAGCCGACGTTGCTACCAAATGATAACGCCAAACAACATGCTTCAATAAAACCACGGATTTTTTTACATTTAATGATGGAAATGATTATCCGAAAACCGCATCCCGAAGATTTTGAACAATGGTTTGTCTTATGGGAGGGCTACAATGAATTTTATGGACGATCGGGAGAAAAAATGCTTGATCCGCTGATTTCCCGGACAACATGGAATCGTTTTTTTGATGTTGATGAACCTGTTCATGCCATCGTTGCGGAGTATAACGGAAGGCTGATAGGCCTTTCGCATTACCTGTATCATCGCAGTACTATAACTGTGGAGCCAAGTTGCTACCTGCAGGACTTATTTGTATTACAGGAATCCCGGGGAAATGGTGTGGCCCGAAAACTCATTGAGAGGGTATATAGCCTTGCTAAAACAAATGGGTGTTCCAGGGTCTATTGGCAAACGCAGGAAACAAATCATCAGGCCATTCAATTGTATGATAAATTGGCCGAGCGGTCAGGTTTTGTAGTGTATCGTAAACTGCTATGATACTATCATAAATATGCCCACGCATTCTATCGAGAAAGAATATGCCAGGTAACGCTTGCGTGATAGGTTTTTTGTAGTCTTTTATTAAGGGAATCACAGTGTAGTATTGTTTATACAGCACTGATAATTCATCAAAAGTATTACCAGCAGGAAATGGAATATAAAATCATAAAACCATGTACCGCATTAGCCCCTTATATTCATTCCTTCTGGGAGCTGAAAGGGGAAGATAATGACAAGCAGTGGGAGCGGAATTTTCCGGATGGTTGCGCCGGGCTGGTGGTTAATATAGGAGATACCTGTGCAACGGATAATGGGTCAGTCAGGATGGATTTTGGCAAAACATATGTGGTAGGAGCCATGACCTCTTTTAAAGACAGTTTCATCGATGCAGATGCGCATCTGTTGGGTGTGTGTCTGAAACCCGGTGTATTTCGGAATTTTTATAATTATGTCACACAAAATGAAATAACTGATCAAACCATTCAACTGGAAAAGCGGTATTCGTTTGACCTGGATAAAGTGATAAAAAATCCTGTTGACTATCTGAATACATTTTTTGTAAACAGACTACAAAAAAGAAACGAACACTTACAAACAATTATTGAAGCGATTGACCACGCGAAAGGGCAATTAAGTATAGATGAAATCGCCCGCATGAATTTTACAACAGTGCGGCAACTGGAGCGAACATTCAAAGCTGAAACAGGGATTAGTCCGAAAGCGTATTCCTGTATTATTCGCTTTCAACATGCTTTATCCAGGATTAAAAATTCTGACCCGAATGAAAGCCTGTTCGATATTGCATTGGAATGTGGTTATTACGACCATGCACATTTGACGAATGAAATCAAAAGAAACACCGGGCTTGTACCATCTCAACTTTAATTTTGTCGCTTTTTTCCAAAAGACGGCTACCATCTGATCTGTAATTTTGCTGAAAAGAGAAGGATATGAAAAAAGTAATTTTAAATTTAGCCGTTAGCTTAGATGGTTTTATTGAAGGCCCCAACGGAGAAGTAGATTGGTGTATCATGGAAGAAGATATGCATTTTGATGCCTTCATAGAGAGCATTGATACGATATTCTATGGGAGAGTGAGTTATGATGCGTGGGGAAATTTTCAACCGGATGAAAATACCAGTCCGGCAGAAAAGGCAATGTGGCAGGGAATACATGCTAAGCACAAATTTGTTTTTTCAAAGCAAGACCGAACAGCCGAAAAAGCGACTTTCATTGCAGATGATATTGTCAGCAAAGTAACCGCCATAAAGCAAGAAAACGGAAAGGATATCTGGTTGTACGGTGGTGCTGGTCTGATTAAGACGTTCATCAACCTGGGCCTTATTGATATCTATAAAATATCTGTTCACCCGGTGGCATTGGGTAGCGGAAAGCCGTTATTTGAAGCCTTGAAAGGACGCGTGGGACTGATATTGACCGGCACACGCGTATTTAAATCAGGCGTTGTGGAATTGACATACGAACCGGAAAAACAGCTAATCGCTAATAGTTGATCTAAAGAGGGGGACGTCTGAGAAGACGGCCCCCTCTTTAGATATTG
Coding sequences within:
- a CDS encoding helix-turn-helix domain-containing protein — its product is MEYKIIKPCTALAPYIHSFWELKGEDNDKQWERNFPDGCAGLVVNIGDTCATDNGSVRMDFGKTYVVGAMTSFKDSFIDADAHLLGVCLKPGVFRNFYNYVTQNEITDQTIQLEKRYSFDLDKVIKNPVDYLNTFFVNRLQKRNEHLQTIIEAIDHAKGQLSIDEIARMNFTTVRQLERTFKAETGISPKAYSCIIRFQHALSRIKNSDPNESLFDIALECGYYDHAHLTNEIKRNTGLVPSQL
- a CDS encoding dihydrofolate reductase family protein — encoded protein: MKKVILNLAVSLDGFIEGPNGEVDWCIMEEDMHFDAFIESIDTIFYGRVSYDAWGNFQPDENTSPAEKAMWQGIHAKHKFVFSKQDRTAEKATFIADDIVSKVTAIKQENGKDIWLYGGAGLIKTFINLGLIDIYKISVHPVALGSGKPLFEALKGRVGLILTGTRVFKSGVVELTYEPEKQLIANS
- a CDS encoding penicillin acylase family protein, giving the protein MKIIPAIITAAVTLSLTYAFSNKLGNIPPLGNLLSPQTGFWRNAEPIGQRPHEEVVLPGLSGKASVWFDDRAVPHIFADNDADAYYVQGFVTARDRLWQMELQTMAAAGRLSEILGPNLIRYDRSQRRLGMLYGAELAVKTMMSDPDTKTAVTAYAAGINAYIATLTPATLPVEYKILDYKPEKWDIIKSALLLKYMAHDLAGFANDLEYTNARRLFSLEDFNLMYPDFQDTLDPIIPKGTAFAAATAKATAPPDSLLAVDEAILKFKMDKPNPENGSNNWAVSGNKTRSGAPILCSDPHLGLSLPSIWYEVQIHTPDMNVYGASLPGSPGVIIGFNDQVAWGVTNGEVDVKDYYRMQFRNGKQEYLFNGNYRPADLRIEEIKVRGGQTVKDTVAYTVWGPVIYDNTFPDKTTKESFLAMRWKALDPSNELGTFRRLNKARNYEDYLEALKFYTCPAQNFVFAAKSGDIAIWQNGIFPVRWRDQGKWIMPGSDSTYAWQGYIPREELPHIKNPERGFVSSANQRATDNTYPYPLYGQFDLFRGERINQRLAVMNGITPQDMMALQNDNKNLFAAAAIPLFRRHLDTTSLDATQRSYWQLLSSWDCVSNADSKAASVFNYMWNSLEDTIWHDELRPKDTTILTYPQSTTTLLLLLRDTSFHFLDNINTPQKETLSQLIQGAFIATAKKAAAWEKAGTLELGKVRGTDINHLSRALPAFSALHLFTGGGRHIVNASQKTHGPSWRMVVQLSDKTEAYGIYPGGQSGNPGSPYYDNSVGDWAAGKYYLLHIFSGQEKDDAAIRYKMTFAGK
- a CDS encoding AAA family ATPase codes for the protein MKVRSITIPDLHHFKDLHLDLTYPAGHPKAGQALDKVCIIGQSGTGKTTLLKLISVLSYRGSLYKELGSMDQISQISLGFEFEDLIASQTIAFDDEADPEKKMVAYYWNVAYQDDAAIELERANLQWDTYIKSIKQTSIYFPADLDYKLEVEHDDLLNLQDQKNIDFSSYSAANTWTIILNEIRRYQEEEIKIRQEISHIAEKAIDLKSIQNAVKKLEKWRRETRSPVQDIADKCLDPLLKNFGLRVKTKLDFQGKDDIGFLKIEDFAGNEVPNGLLSTGTKQVMLSALPLYLLQPEKCQILYDEPERSLYPDLQRTIIDYYQSLTTDCQFFFATHSPIIASSFEPWEIVELKFDKNWNIYRDLYYEGENHVDNYFVDPRYLDYDLILKKVFDLKDTSTDLRMEALVELTMLKNQLDQLKQDGKLKTPKAKEILTRYKLLAQKLAWKTE
- a CDS encoding GNAT family N-acetyltransferase, which codes for MMEMIIRKPHPEDFEQWFVLWEGYNEFYGRSGEKMLDPLISRTTWNRFFDVDEPVHAIVAEYNGRLIGLSHYLYHRSTITVEPSCYLQDLFVLQESRGNGVARKLIERVYSLAKTNGCSRVYWQTQETNHQAIQLYDKLAERSGFVVYRKLL